ACTTTGTATCCATCTTTTGCATCTAGACCGTGTTCTTTAAGGTAACGTGCATTTTTTTGTTCTGGAGTTTCGTTTAAGATGTAGTAATTTCTTTCTGCTTTTTTAGCAGAGTTTTGAATTTTTTGGAATTTTTGTACATATACGTTACGTACTTTTAAGAAAGCATCATTGTATGCTTTGTCGTAAGCTGCTTTGATTTCAGTATAGTTGTGAGATCCACCTTCAACTGCATCTAAAGCTTTTTTAGCTGCTACTACTGCAGGATCTTTAGCTGCTTCAGCAGCGATTTCTCCAGCATGTCCGCTTAGGTACTCTTCTACTGTACGAGCACTTACGAATTCAGTTTGTGAATTGTAAGCATCGTTAACTCCTCCACCAACTGTTGGTTGATCATATGCACCTGGTTTATTTGCTCCACCATTGATTGGGTTTTCGTTAGCTAAAGCTGGTGTTACAGTTGCTGCTAATAATCCAGCTGATAATACTGATAATAATACTTTTTTGTTCATAGTATTAAATCTCCTTTTCATTAATAATATTATTTTTTAATACGATCGTATTCGTATATATTGTTATTATATTGAGTTTTGTAATAAAAGTCAAGTTATTTTCTTAAGTTTTTTAAGATTTTTTGTTAAAATTAGGCATTAAATAGGCATTTTTCTATTTCATTACTATTTTTATATAACGTTTAGTAAACATTCTTTCCTATAAAAATAACTTAGGTAAATAATTTTAGCTTATCGATTTATAATTTAAATAATTTATTAAATCATCTGTTATTCTTTATACTTACTATACTAGTGCACTTCGTAAATAAGCATTAATTAGTTTATGTGTTTGCTCTACTGAATCTACATGTGTTCTTTCATAAGAGTGACTTGACTCTATTCCTGCACCTAATAGCGCATGTTTTACTTCTGCTCCTGCTCGCATAGCTGCTGAAGCATCACTTCCGTAATATGGATAAATATCTAGTTTATATTCTATTCCATTTTCTTTCGCTAGATTTACTAAGTGATTTCTGAATTCATAGTTATATGGACCACTCGCATCTTTAACACAGATAGATACTGTATATTCATCTGTTTGTTGGTCATCACCCATTGCCCCCATATCTACCGCAAGGTATTCTACCGCTTCTTTTGGAAGACTTGAGTTTGCCCCATGACCTACTTCTTCAAACACACTGAACATAAAGTGTGTTGTAAATGGAAATTCGACTTTTTCTTCTTTATATATTCTTAGTAAATCTAGTAAAATTGCTGCACTAACTTTATCATCTAAGAATCTACTCTTAATAAATCCTGTATCTGTAATAATAGTTCTAGGGTCAAAACTAATGAAGTCTCCAACATCAATACCTAAGTCACGTGTTTCTTTTTCGTTAATTACCTTCGCATCTAATCTTACTTCCATATTATCTTCTGTACGTTCTACAGTACCCGCATCTCTATATACGTGTGTACTAGTTTGATGAACTAAGATAGTACCACTTACTGTTTTTCCTGTACTTGCTACGTGAACAAGACAGTTTTCTCCTTCTATCATATTCCAAGGGTAACCACCTACTTTAGCTAATTTAAGTCTTCCATCAGATTTTACGGCACGAACCATAGCACCTAGTGTATCAACATGAGCAGTGACCACACGATGTTTAGAATCGTCTTTTCCTTTTACTACTACATTCACTCCACCTTTATTAGTTCTTATTGGATTGTAGCCAAGTCTTTCTAATTCTTCTACTAAGTAATCAGAGATTTCTTTAGTATAACCTGTAGGTGATACTATACTTGTTAGTTTTTTTAAATAATTTATTGTTTCTTGCATTGGAATTCTCCCTTCTATTAA
This is a stretch of genomic DNA from Gemella haemolysans. It encodes these proteins:
- the abpA gene encoding amylase-binding adhesin AbpA, which produces MNKKVLLSVLSAGLLAATVTPALANENPINGGANKPGAYDQPTVGGGVNDAYNSQTEFVSARTVEEYLSGHAGEIAAEAAKDPAVVAAKKALDAVEGGSHNYTEIKAAYDKAYNDAFLKVRNVYVQKFQKIQNSAKKAERNYYILNETPEQKNARYLKEHGLDAKDGYKVVNKDGKTVIVDKDGKVVKEIKAAKKALPKTSAVK
- a CDS encoding M42 family metallopeptidase → MQETINYLKKLTSIVSPTGYTKEISDYLVEELERLGYNPIRTNKGGVNVVVKGKDDSKHRVVTAHVDTLGAMVRAVKSDGRLKLAKVGGYPWNMIEGENCLVHVASTGKTVSGTILVHQTSTHVYRDAGTVERTEDNMEVRLDAKVINEKETRDLGIDVGDFISFDPRTIITDTGFIKSRFLDDKVSAAILLDLLRIYKEEKVEFPFTTHFMFSVFEEVGHGANSSLPKEAVEYLAVDMGAMGDDQQTDEYTVSICVKDASGPYNYEFRNHLVNLAKENGIEYKLDIYPYYGSDASAAMRAGAEVKHALLGAGIESSHSYERTHVDSVEQTHKLINAYLRSALV